In Nostoc punctiforme PCC 73102, the genomic stretch CACCCTGGCAGCAGTTAACCGAGAACTGGCAACCATTAAATTGATGCAGTCTGGGACGGGTAAAGTTAGCCCACTTGCTCACCCAGAAGTAGTTGAAAGCCACCTGGAGAAAACAGCTTTAAACCCAGATCAACGTCGAGCGGTACTGACAGCAGCAACCACAACAGACCAATTTATGGCATGGCAGGGGGTAGCTGGTGCTGGTAAAACTTTCGCCCTCAAGGAATTAAAAGCGATCGCTGCCGCCTCTGGCTACACCATCAAAGGCTTTGCTCCTAGTTCAATGGCTGCTAAAGTCCTGGGCCAAGAGTTGGATATTCAAGCTGAGACTGTTGCTAGATTATTGGTCTCTGAACCACCCCAAGAGATTGAACCTAATCAAATTTGGATTGTGGACGAAGCAGGGTTACTCAGTGCTAAAGATGCTCTTGCTCTTTTAGAAAGCGCAACCCAAGAACAAGCTAGGGTGCTGTTAGTGGGAGACACAAAACAGTTGTCAGCTGTAGAGGCTGGCAATCCCTTCAAGTCTCTACAACAGGCAGGAATTAAAACCAGTCATCTCAACGAATCTTTGAGGCAACGTGCGCCAAAACTGAAGCTGGCAGTAGACTTGATTGCTTCTGGTCGTATTGAGGAGGGGTTTTCACGCCTCGATGAAAACGGTTGTATCCAGAGTGTAAGAGCAGAATCTAAAATTGAGGCGATCGCCTGCGACTATGTAACAGCCACCCCAGAACAACGAGCGCGAACCCTGGTACTGGCTGGAACAAATTTTGAGCGTTTGGCAATCACTCAAGCCATTCGGGGGCATTTAAAGGCTGAGGGTAGTTTAGGAACTGCGACCACTATCACCCAACTGCAAGCCAAAGACTTAACTTCAGTACAAATGCGCTACACCCATAACTTTGAACTGGGTGATATGGTCATGCCCACCCGCAATTACAAGCGCCGGGGGCTGTCCAAAGGCAAGCTTTATGAAGTGGTGGATAAGGACAGTGACCAACTAACACTCAAAGCTAGTGATGGTAAGCATTTTCAAGTAGACACGGGATTTAAAAAAGCGGTTTACCAACGTCAACAGATTGAACTTGCCGAGGGCGATCGCCTACGCTGGACGAAAAACGACCGACAATTAGGACGGCGCAATGGTCAAGAGTTTGTAGTTAAAGCCATTGCAGGTTACAACGCGCAAATCCAGTATTTAGAAAGTGGTCAAACTGAATTTATTAACCTGCAACAAGCACAACACCTAGATTATGCGATCGTCAGCACTACATATAGTAGTCAGGGTAAGACGGCTGACCAAGTATTGATTGCTGCTGACAACACCATTGGACAAGAAAGCTTTTATGTTGCAGTTAGCCGTGCTAGGTATGAATTGAAACTGTACACGGAAGATAAAGACAATTTACTAGCCCTGGCACAGTCGAGTAGGGCTAAAGAAAATGCACTGGTGCTACTGCGGCAGAAAGAGTTAGAGAAGCAGCACCAATCAAAACTAGAGAAAGAAATGGTTGTAACTGCTCCGATTGTAGCTAAAACACCCACTAAGGAGGCGGAGGAGCAGAGGAGCGGGGGAGCGGAGGAGCAATCTAACAGTAAGCTCTCCCCTCTGCACCCCTATACCCCTGCACCTGTAACCAGTTCTTCCCCTCTGCCTCTCGTTTTTAAAACTCTACCGCCGGAAGCACTGAAAACTGTTGTTCCTACTCCTAAACCATTTATTAGAAAACCAGTTCCAAAAACAGCACAAAGCGAGGTAGCATTTTGGACTCCTGGTAATATTGGTGAAGCCCCAGAAAAACTTGATTCTAAACATTGGCAAGAATTAATACAAGGTAGTGGCATCCACCCCGAAATTGCCAGCCTTAATTTCACTAGCCTGCATCAAACTCTTGATTGGGAGCATGAAGCTTGGGAATACCTGATGTACAGTGATAAACTGCCACGCACTAACACAGGTAGGCTATCTTCAGGGATCATGAGTAAATATGCTCATATTGAATCAGGCGGCTGGTGGTGTGATGCTGGTGTTAATCCCAAGTGCTTCGCCAATCTCCAATCAGGGGATAAACCTGATAGAAAGATATGGGGATGCTACAAACCCAATAACCCCAGAGAAAAAGCTGATAAACCCGGCAAATTCATCAAATATGAACATCCACCACAAACTGAACTCAGTATTTTCTTGCTCGATGTACCTGATGATATTGCTGGGCGGATCTATGAAAAAGCTGGGGTAAAACCAACCGATTGCGATCGCCAAAGTGGATTTTGGTATTGCATTTGGAAACATAACCTGCCAGTCACGATTACTGAGGGAGCAAAGAAAGCAGCCAGTTTGTTAAGCCAGGGTCATGCAGCGATCGGGCTACCGGGAATCTATGCTGGTTATCGCAGTAAAGATGAGTTTGGGGAGCAGACCAAAGCTCGGCTGATGGATGAATTAGCTGTTTTCGCCACTCCAGAACGGCAGATAACTTTCTGCTTTGATTACGAGACACGCTTGGACACTCAGCGAAATATAGAAATTGCTATCTCACGCACTGGTAGATTACTGGAGGAAAGCGGAGCATCTGTCAGTGTGGTGACATTGCCTGGGCCAGATAAAGGCGTTGATGATCTGATTGTGGCTCAGGGGCCACTAGCATACGAAAAGGCGTTTTACGAAGCATCAACCC encodes the following:
- the mobF gene encoding MobF family relaxase is translated as MLTGKNSEPQQAVHYFMEGYYQEGTSRWSGKGAKKLGLAGAVDCQETFSNIVNGRSPDGSQNLCARKLDSSQRRAATDFTFSAPKSVSLQALVNGDERLITAHQLAVQKTLELIEERYSYTRATTQNGQQLIRTNNLVVAEFDHIETRELDPHLHTHALVMNMTQLDNGKWYSLLNDEIFKNKKFLGMVYQNYLAVEVQKLGYEVEARNHGQFEIKGFREEDLKEFSKRRQQILNSAGENATWTEREAAWTATRNLKQKINPIELKAKWREEAAALGIKFVQPLEAQPELKPRLVSYENLEDAIAHCSERNVAFTQEDLEKFILNQGLATEVSQIEPLVKANPELLSLSQENRDFTTLAAVNRELATIKLMQSGTGKVSPLAHPEVVESHLEKTALNPDQRRAVLTAATTTDQFMAWQGVAGAGKTFALKELKAIAAASGYTIKGFAPSSMAAKVLGQELDIQAETVARLLVSEPPQEIEPNQIWIVDEAGLLSAKDALALLESATQEQARVLLVGDTKQLSAVEAGNPFKSLQQAGIKTSHLNESLRQRAPKLKLAVDLIASGRIEEGFSRLDENGCIQSVRAESKIEAIACDYVTATPEQRARTLVLAGTNFERLAITQAIRGHLKAEGSLGTATTITQLQAKDLTSVQMRYTHNFELGDMVMPTRNYKRRGLSKGKLYEVVDKDSDQLTLKASDGKHFQVDTGFKKAVYQRQQIELAEGDRLRWTKNDRQLGRRNGQEFVVKAIAGYNAQIQYLESGQTEFINLQQAQHLDYAIVSTTYSSQGKTADQVLIAADNTIGQESFYVAVSRARYELKLYTEDKDNLLALAQSSRAKENALVLLRQKELEKQHQSKLEKEMVVTAPIVAKTPTKEAEEQRSGGAEEQSNSKLSPLHPYTPAPVTSSSPLPLVFKTLPPEALKTVVPTPKPFIRKPVPKTAQSEVAFWTPGNIGEAPEKLDSKHWQELIQGSGIHPEIASLNFTSLHQTLDWEHEAWEYLMYSDKLPRTNTGRLSSGIMSKYAHIESGGWWCDAGVNPKCFANLQSGDKPDRKIWGCYKPNNPREKADKPGKFIKYEHPPQTELSIFLLDVPDDIAGRIYEKAGVKPTDCDRQSGFWYCIWKHNLPVTITEGAKKAASLLSQGHAAIGLPGIYAGYRSKDEFGEQTKARLMDELAVFATPERQITFCFDYETRLDTQRNIEIAISRTGRLLEESGASVSVVTLPGPDKGVDDLIVAQGPLAYEKAFYEASTLKAWRDNNNKQRHSPPAPPKKLSDIERKQRLQQRFSGQISQLAFKKAINALTDRELLYLEQAVKEYFAQPVAQVPAPVDKQAIENEITQLRPQIDSLWLEHAIQEKTIRAMEHFPLHKLSNKYNFTLKQQLQTIGTIKELVTYQQQLQSKLQEYEAQVENHHSWKNQQQTIEMKTMAEILNSPQLQSRLTSILDEIELKQQQSQAKLSISQQPSPQPRRGLRR